In the genome of Dermacentor silvarum isolate Dsil-2018 chromosome 1, BIME_Dsil_1.4, whole genome shotgun sequence, one region contains:
- the LOC119446693 gene encoding uncharacterized protein LOC119446693: MEKRGVRPHCDSPGSHRFDLRRLRCTRSDSAAVCQLLWRLEACNQLLSHIGFQLREEEEDDIGELRLVLTPRQACTPPTRIGARSRAAMDLFQRLCGAHRCISLVELDYDVARCEVLLAAIRESVGVMRLRIYDLHNIPRDDPGLFDVILT, encoded by the exons ATGGAGAAACGCGGCGTTCGGCCTCACTGTGACAGCCCCGGGTCGCATCGcttcgacctgaggcggttgcgcTGTACCAGGAGCGACAGCGCTGCGGTTTGCCAGCTTCTGTGGCGCCTCGAAGCGTGCAACCAGCTTCTCTCTCACATCGGCTTCCAGCTGCGCGAGGAAGAGGAAGACGACATCGGCGAGCTCCGGCTTGTTCTGACCCCGCGTCAGGCGTGCACACCTCCCACCAGGATCGGCGCTCGCAGCCGCGCGGCCATGGATCTCTTTCAGCGCCTGTGCGGGGCCCACAG GTGCATCAGCTTGGTCGAGCTCGACTACGACGTCGCAAGGTGCGAGGTGCTGCTGGCAGCCATCAGAGAGAGCGTCGGCGTGATGCGCCTGCGCATCTACGACTTGCACAACATCCCGCGCGACGACCCGGGTCTCTTCGACGTCATCCTGACCTGA